From Humisphaera borealis, the proteins below share one genomic window:
- a CDS encoding sensor histidine kinase gives MDTPHANHAQGAGTALGPLLDWFSGNGAYHNLVHCMGHDYLWIGITITLDVAVAAGYLLIAKHWWNNERTLPDIPARRALASMRNIFLFCGICGYLFIPVKMIWPAWRLYDMVMLALVYFTWRYAWSATNLKVIYAELGKGTKLAEELEATKEQSERKTFFLNAVSHDLRTPLNGLVLQASLAGVSAETGDHEGLKQALATMKASARTAGELLDSLLDYARMEMATETPHTDRVGLAQLIRQVCDANQPAAAAAKLTLRARCPEDLVLLTDRAKLERILGNLIGNALKFTPTGGVRVEVVSTKSAVEIHVIDTGIGITMTDRAKLFDEFFQVSNHERDRRKGFGLGLAIARRLARQLGGDITVDSAPGQGSRFSLALPGVCDVGAAGDAAEPERAAIITAAE, from the coding sequence ATGGATACGCCACACGCCAATCACGCTCAGGGAGCCGGTACGGCCCTGGGGCCACTGCTGGACTGGTTTTCGGGGAATGGCGCTTACCACAACCTGGTCCATTGCATGGGCCACGACTACCTCTGGATTGGGATCACCATCACGCTGGATGTGGCCGTCGCCGCGGGCTACCTGCTGATCGCCAAGCACTGGTGGAACAACGAGCGGACGCTACCGGACATTCCCGCCCGACGGGCGCTGGCGAGCATGCGGAACATCTTTCTGTTCTGCGGGATCTGCGGGTACCTGTTCATCCCGGTCAAGATGATCTGGCCGGCCTGGCGGCTGTACGACATGGTGATGCTGGCGCTGGTCTATTTCACCTGGCGGTATGCGTGGAGCGCTACGAACCTGAAAGTCATTTATGCCGAGCTGGGCAAGGGGACGAAGCTCGCCGAGGAATTGGAAGCGACGAAGGAACAGTCGGAGCGGAAGACGTTTTTCCTGAACGCAGTCAGCCACGACCTGCGCACGCCGCTCAACGGGCTTGTGCTGCAGGCGAGCCTGGCCGGGGTGAGCGCCGAGACCGGCGACCATGAAGGGCTGAAGCAGGCATTGGCGACAATGAAGGCATCGGCGCGGACGGCCGGCGAACTGCTCGATTCACTCCTGGACTACGCACGGATGGAAATGGCGACCGAGACCCCGCACACCGATCGGGTCGGGCTGGCGCAACTGATCCGCCAGGTCTGCGACGCGAACCAGCCGGCAGCGGCCGCCGCGAAGCTGACGCTTCGTGCCAGGTGCCCCGAGGACCTGGTCCTCTTGACCGACCGGGCCAAGCTCGAGCGGATTCTGGGGAACCTGATCGGAAACGCGCTGAAGTTTACACCCACCGGCGGCGTTCGCGTGGAAGTGGTGTCGACGAAGTCGGCCGTCGAGATTCATGTTATTGATACCGGCATCGGAATCACGATGACGGATCGGGCAAAACTGTTCGACGAGTTTTTCCAGGTGAGCAACCATGAACGGGATCGGCGAAAGGGCTTCGGACTCGGACTTGCCATCGCCCGGCGTCTGGCTCGGCAACTCGGCGGAGACATTACGGTCGACAGCGCCCCAGGGCAGGGCAGTCGATTCTCCCTGGCACTTCCGGGCGTTTGCGACGTCGGAGCGGCCGGGGATGCCGCCGAACCCGAGCGCGCTGCCATCATCACAGCCGCAGAGTAG
- a CDS encoding Calx-beta domain-containing protein, with protein MSVSIVNGWTEITPPAGAKTIYVSTSSGSDSNNGSSPSSPVMSFARAKKLMRSGAGDQLLLKRGDTFRESFGYWDISGKDASNPTLIGAYGSGNRPLVATGSKNGFNTAFAGVHDVAIIGLNFSAAGRGSAVPDGIISTGKVTNFLIEDTKVEGYRNNIDFESFLGPSYNLKVRRSVVVDAWSRGSHSQGIYADGVHGVLLEGNVFDHNGWGNGAGQTMFNHNAYITAKSSGLTAIDNIFANASSHGLQARPGGTVTGNAFINNGVGLSYGLVNGSGVVTPGGVTGIVANNIFYGGHNIGAAPAGVGIETSNIKSATITDNLFQIGVTTTPNPAIAVSNINGTTNRASAVGIQSLNITNNTVYGWNQGIAVGGGFTIKNLQIRGNDFQNIKHFQVVTNYGLMSGQSWSGNRYNVPRNKTGPVIVGNKYLTIDNWSRSYDSGAQDVAVAYPDKNRSVNSYAGDYLARARNLSKAGWDTRYTSAPLISYLKGGFRGSSTVTPPVVTPPTSPSPIPTPTPVPPTTGSTSPAVTVNDVSATEGRSGVKNLTFTVSLTKAAAKQVSIKWETKGATAVVGKDYVGGNGTLYFAAGQTSKTITVQIKGDTLRESSETFSLNLLSVVNATLADNKGLATIVNDD; from the coding sequence ATGTCGGTCTCGATTGTCAACGGCTGGACCGAAATCACTCCCCCCGCAGGCGCAAAGACCATCTACGTCAGCACCTCCTCCGGAAGCGACTCCAACAACGGTTCGTCTCCGTCCTCGCCGGTCATGTCCTTCGCCCGTGCCAAGAAGCTCATGCGGAGCGGCGCCGGTGACCAGCTCCTTCTCAAGCGCGGCGATACGTTCCGCGAATCCTTCGGCTACTGGGACATCAGCGGCAAAGACGCCAGCAATCCCACGCTCATCGGTGCCTATGGCAGCGGTAACCGGCCCCTCGTCGCGACCGGTTCGAAGAACGGCTTCAACACCGCGTTCGCCGGCGTGCATGACGTCGCGATCATCGGACTGAACTTCTCGGCCGCCGGCCGCGGCAGCGCAGTGCCCGATGGCATCATCTCGACCGGCAAGGTCACCAACTTCCTCATCGAAGACACCAAGGTCGAAGGCTACCGCAACAACATCGACTTCGAGTCCTTCCTCGGGCCCAGCTACAACCTCAAGGTCCGCCGGTCCGTCGTCGTCGACGCCTGGTCCCGCGGAAGCCACAGCCAGGGCATCTATGCCGACGGCGTGCATGGCGTGCTTCTCGAAGGAAACGTGTTTGATCACAACGGCTGGGGCAACGGCGCCGGCCAGACCATGTTCAATCACAACGCCTACATCACCGCCAAGAGCAGCGGCCTGACGGCGATCGACAACATCTTCGCTAACGCCTCCAGCCACGGCCTTCAGGCCCGGCCCGGCGGCACCGTCACCGGCAATGCGTTCATCAACAACGGCGTCGGCCTGTCCTACGGACTGGTCAACGGCTCCGGCGTCGTCACCCCTGGCGGCGTGACCGGCATCGTCGCCAACAACATCTTCTACGGCGGTCACAACATCGGCGCCGCCCCGGCCGGTGTCGGCATCGAAACCAGCAACATCAAGTCCGCCACCATCACCGACAACCTGTTCCAGATCGGCGTCACCACCACGCCGAACCCCGCGATCGCCGTCTCCAACATCAACGGCACGACCAACCGCGCCTCGGCGGTCGGCATCCAGAGCCTGAATATCACGAATAACACTGTCTACGGTTGGAACCAGGGCATTGCGGTCGGCGGCGGGTTCACCATCAAGAACCTCCAGATCCGTGGCAACGACTTCCAGAACATCAAGCACTTCCAGGTCGTCACCAACTACGGCCTGATGAGCGGCCAATCCTGGAGCGGCAACCGGTACAACGTGCCCCGCAACAAGACCGGCCCGGTCATCGTCGGCAACAAGTACCTGACGATCGACAACTGGTCCCGCTCGTACGACTCGGGCGCCCAGGACGTCGCTGTCGCCTATCCCGACAAGAACCGTTCGGTCAACAGCTATGCCGGCGACTACCTCGCCAGGGCCCGCAACCTCTCCAAGGCCGGCTGGGACACGCGTTACACCAGTGCCCCGCTGATCTCTTATCTCAAGGGTGGTTTCCGCGGCAGCAGCACGGTCACCCCCCCGGTAGTCACCCCGCCGACCTCGCCGTCGCCCATCCCGACGCCGACCCCCGTTCCCCCGACAACCGGCTCGACCTCGCCTGCCGTCACCGTCAACGACGTCAGCGCGACCGAGGGGCGTTCGGGTGTGAAGAACCTTACGTTCACGGTCAGCCTCACCAAGGCCGCCGCCAAGCAGGTCTCCATCAAGTGGGAGACCAAGGGTGCCACCGCCGTCGTCGGCAAAGACTACGTCGGCGGAAACGGCACGCTTTACTTCGCCGCCGGTCAGACCAGCAAGACCATCACCGTCCAGATCAAGGGCGACACGCTTCGCGAGTCCAGCGAGACCTTCTCGCTGAACCTGCTCAGCGTCGTCAACGCGACCCTCGCCGACAACAAAGGCCTGGCGACCATCGTCAACGACGACTAA
- a CDS encoding response regulator transcription factor, which translates to MPPNPSALPSSQPQSSQKVDAETADRRTILIVEDDAISAQAMRILLRRSGWLVEVAPTIADANAYLDRNTPHTIILDLMLPDGDGSLVLRRVRDQALKTRVTVTTATADAGWIDRVKALNPHAILRKPIELTELMNALSC; encoded by the coding sequence ATGCCGCCGAACCCGAGCGCGCTGCCATCATCACAGCCGCAGAGTAGCCAGAAGGTCGACGCGGAAACGGCCGACCGCCGGACGATACTGATCGTCGAGGACGACGCGATCAGCGCCCAGGCGATGCGCATTCTGCTCCGACGCAGTGGCTGGCTGGTGGAGGTCGCGCCGACGATCGCCGACGCCAATGCCTACCTGGACCGCAATACGCCTCACACGATCATCCTGGACCTGATGCTTCCAGACGGCGACGGGTCGCTGGTGCTGCGGCGGGTGCGCGATCAGGCACTGAAGACGCGGGTCACCGTTACGACCGCGACCGCCGACGCGGGGTGGATCGACCGCGTCAAGGCCCTCAACCCTCACGCGATACTGCGAAAGCCGATCGAGCTGACGGAACTGATGAACGCACTGTCGTGCTGA